In Melospiza melodia melodia isolate bMelMel2 unplaced genomic scaffold, bMelMel2.pri scaffold_18, whole genome shotgun sequence, the following are encoded in one genomic region:
- the LOC134433429 gene encoding olfactory receptor 14A16-like, which yields LHYGTLLGSRACAHMATAAWASAFLNALMHTANTFSLPLCHGNALGQFFCEIPQILKLSCSHTYFRSLWLIVVSDFLLFGCFVFMVFSYVQIFRAVLRIPSEQGRHKAFSTCLPHLAVVSLFISTGFFAYLKPLSMSSPSLDLGVSVLYSVVPP from the coding sequence ctgcactacgggaccctcctgggcagcagagcttgtgcccacatggcaacagctgcctgggccagtgcctttctcaatgctctcatgcacacagccaatacattttccctgcctctgtgccatggcaatgccctgggccagttcttctgtgaaatcccacagatcctcaaactctcctgctcacacacctACTTCAGGAGCCTTTGGCTTATTGTGGTTAGTGATTTTctgttatttggttgttttgtgttcatggttttctcctatgtgcagatcttcagggctgtgctgaggatcccctctgagcagggacggcacaaagccttttccacctgcctccctcacctggctgttgtctccctgtttatcagcactggcttttttgcctacctgaagcccctctccatgtcctccccatccctggatctgggagtatcagttctgtactcggtggtgcctcca
- the LOC134433398 gene encoding olfactory receptor 14A2-like, translating into LHYGTLLGSRACAHMAGAAWASAFLNALLLTANTFSLPLCHGNALGQFFCEIPQILKLSCSHSKLRELGLIVVGACITIGCFVFIIFSYVQIFRAVLRIPSEKGQHKAFSTCLPHLAVVSLFVSTAAFAYLKPPSISSPSLDLAVSVLYSVVPPFLEWNS; encoded by the exons ctgcactacgggaccctcctgggcagcagagcttgtgcccacatggcaggagctgcctgggccagtgcctttctgaatgccctgctgctcacagccaatacattttccttgcccctgtgccatggcaatgccctgggccagttcttctgtgaaatcccacagatcctcaagctctcctgctcacactccaaactcagggaacttgggctcattgtggtTGGTGCCTGTATAACtattggctgttttgtgttcattattttctcctatgtgcagatcttcagggctgtgctgaggatcccctctgagaagggacagcacaaagccttttccacctgtctccctcacctggccgtggtctccctctttgtcagcactgcagccttcgcctacctgaagcccccctccatctcctccccatcccttgatctggcAGTTTCAGTTCTGTACTCTGTAGTtccccca TTTTTGGAATGGAACTCGTGA